Proteins encoded in a region of the Cataglyphis hispanica isolate Lineage 1 chromosome 14, ULB_Chis1_1.0, whole genome shotgun sequence genome:
- the LOC126854336 gene encoding probable cytochrome P450 301a1, mitochondrial isoform X1 — protein MEGGDNFINGREHSHRRSRLAAFFLAWNVFSYHASMRIKPALLISGTRCCLFQPCESLCERIILWRDLCNGRITPECPHVSSSQTTITSSHVKPYDEVPGPRPIPILGNAWRLLPLIGQYQISDVAKISQMFYDEYGKIVRLSGLIGRPDLLFVYDADEIEKVYRQEGPTPFRPAMPCLVHYKSVVRKDFFGELPGVVGVHGEQWKEFRTRVQKPVLQPQTIKKYITPIEIVTRDFIRRIEQIQGKDGELPGDFDNEIHKWALECIGRVALDVRLGCLSEALSPDSEPQKIIDAAKFALRNVATLELKAPYWRYIPTPLWSRYVRNMNYFVEICMKYINAAIIRLKNKKAVAESDLSLVERILAKEADPKMAYIFALDLILVGIDTISMAVCSILYQLAIRPEEQEKIHQELLQILPDPSVPLTTSHLDQAIYMKAFIREVFRVYSTVIGNGRTLQNDTVICGYKIPKGIQVVFPTLVTGNMEDYVADSKTFKPARWFKDDNEKLHPFASLPYGYGARMCLGRRFADLEMQVLLTKLLRSYKLEYHHEPLKYKVTFMYAPDGELRFKVIKR, from the exons ATGGAAGGAGGGGACAATTTCATCAATGGAAGGGAGCATTCGCACCGTAGATCGCGTCTGGCGGCCTTCTTCCTTGCTTGGAACGTTTTCAGTTACCATGCATCTATGAG aataaagcCAGCTTTACTAATCTCTGGGACGCGATGCTGCTTGTTTCAACCCTGTGAATCATTATGTGAAAGGATTATCCTTTGGAGAGATTTATGCAACGGTAGGATCACGCCCGAATGTCCTCACGTGTCGTCATCCCAGACAACAATTACTTCGTCGCATGTCAAGCCGTATGATGAGGTGCCAGGCCCGCGGCCAATACCTATCTTAGGTAATGCTTGGCGGCTATTGCCCTTGATCGGCCAGTATCAGATCTCGGATGTTGCAAAAATCTCGCAAATGTTTTACGATGAGTATGGCAAGATTGTACGACTGAGCGGCCTGATTGGTCGTCCCGATTTGCTCTTTGTTTACGACGCTGATGAGATCGAGAAAGTGTACCGGCAAGAAGGCCCGACGCCCTTCAGGCCCGCTATGCCCTGTCTGGTACATTATAAGAGCGTCGTGCGCAAGGACTTTTTTGGCGAGCTGCCTGGCGTTGTTGGCGT ACACGGTGAGCAATGGAAGGAGTTTCGTACGCGCGTCCAGAAACCTGTTCTCCAACCgcaaactattaaaaaatatataacaccaATTGAAATAGTTACAAGGGATTTCATAAGAAG AATCGAGCAGATTCAAGGAAAGGACGGTGAACTGCCCGGTGATTTCGATAACGAAATACACAAGTGGGCTCTCGAAt GTATAGGTCGTGTGGCACTCGACGTCAGACTCGGATGTTTGAGCGAGGCATTGTCTCCGGATTCTGAACcgcaaaaaataatcgatgccGCCAAATTCGCGCTAAGAAATGTGGCCACGCTCGAGCTTAAGGCTCCGTACTGGAGATACATCCCGACGCCCTTATGGAGCCGTTACGTGcgcaatatgaattatttcgtCGA GATATGCATGAAATATATCAACGCCGCGATAATTAGgcttaaaaataagaaagccGTAGCCGAGAGCGACTTGTCGCTGGTGGAACGAATTTTAGCTAAAGAGGCGGACCCTAAGATGGCTTATATCTTCGCTCTCGATCTGATATTAGTCGGCATTGACACG ATATCAATGGCGGTGTGTTCAATATTGTATCAATTGGCGATTAGACCGGAAGAGCAGGAGAAGATACACCAGGAATTGCTGCAAATATTGCCGGATCCTTCCGTTCCTCTCACAACTAGTCACCTGGATCAAGCGATTTATATGAAAGCTTTCATCCGCGAGGTATTTAG GGTGTATTCTACTGTTATCGGAAACGGCAGGACGTTGCAGAACGACACTGTTATTTGCGGTTACAAAATTCCAAAAGGA attcaaGTTGTGTTTCCCACGCTTGTCACCGGTAACATGGAGGATTACGTTGCGGACTCGAAAACATTCAAGCCTGCGAGATGGTTCAAGGACGATAACGAAAAATTGCATCCGTTCGCGTCGCTGCCATACGGTTATGGAGCACGAATGTGCTTGGGCAGGCGATTCGCGGATCTCGAGATGCAAGTTCTGTTAACAAAG ctcCTGAGATCATACAAGTTGGAGTATCATCACGAGCCGCTAAAATACAAGGTCACTTTCATGTATGCGCCCGATGGAGAACTTAggtttaaagtaataaaaagatag
- the LOC126854336 gene encoding probable cytochrome P450 301a1, mitochondrial isoform X2 encodes MLPFGIARIKPALLISGTRCCLFQPCESLCERIILWRDLCNGRITPECPHVSSSQTTITSSHVKPYDEVPGPRPIPILGNAWRLLPLIGQYQISDVAKISQMFYDEYGKIVRLSGLIGRPDLLFVYDADEIEKVYRQEGPTPFRPAMPCLVHYKSVVRKDFFGELPGVVGVHGEQWKEFRTRVQKPVLQPQTIKKYITPIEIVTRDFIRRIEQIQGKDGELPGDFDNEIHKWALECIGRVALDVRLGCLSEALSPDSEPQKIIDAAKFALRNVATLELKAPYWRYIPTPLWSRYVRNMNYFVEICMKYINAAIIRLKNKKAVAESDLSLVERILAKEADPKMAYIFALDLILVGIDTISMAVCSILYQLAIRPEEQEKIHQELLQILPDPSVPLTTSHLDQAIYMKAFIREVFRVYSTVIGNGRTLQNDTVICGYKIPKGIQVVFPTLVTGNMEDYVADSKTFKPARWFKDDNEKLHPFASLPYGYGARMCLGRRFADLEMQVLLTKLLRSYKLEYHHEPLKYKVTFMYAPDGELRFKVIKR; translated from the exons ATGTTACCCTTCGGCATTGCGAG aataaagcCAGCTTTACTAATCTCTGGGACGCGATGCTGCTTGTTTCAACCCTGTGAATCATTATGTGAAAGGATTATCCTTTGGAGAGATTTATGCAACGGTAGGATCACGCCCGAATGTCCTCACGTGTCGTCATCCCAGACAACAATTACTTCGTCGCATGTCAAGCCGTATGATGAGGTGCCAGGCCCGCGGCCAATACCTATCTTAGGTAATGCTTGGCGGCTATTGCCCTTGATCGGCCAGTATCAGATCTCGGATGTTGCAAAAATCTCGCAAATGTTTTACGATGAGTATGGCAAGATTGTACGACTGAGCGGCCTGATTGGTCGTCCCGATTTGCTCTTTGTTTACGACGCTGATGAGATCGAGAAAGTGTACCGGCAAGAAGGCCCGACGCCCTTCAGGCCCGCTATGCCCTGTCTGGTACATTATAAGAGCGTCGTGCGCAAGGACTTTTTTGGCGAGCTGCCTGGCGTTGTTGGCGT ACACGGTGAGCAATGGAAGGAGTTTCGTACGCGCGTCCAGAAACCTGTTCTCCAACCgcaaactattaaaaaatatataacaccaATTGAAATAGTTACAAGGGATTTCATAAGAAG AATCGAGCAGATTCAAGGAAAGGACGGTGAACTGCCCGGTGATTTCGATAACGAAATACACAAGTGGGCTCTCGAAt GTATAGGTCGTGTGGCACTCGACGTCAGACTCGGATGTTTGAGCGAGGCATTGTCTCCGGATTCTGAACcgcaaaaaataatcgatgccGCCAAATTCGCGCTAAGAAATGTGGCCACGCTCGAGCTTAAGGCTCCGTACTGGAGATACATCCCGACGCCCTTATGGAGCCGTTACGTGcgcaatatgaattatttcgtCGA GATATGCATGAAATATATCAACGCCGCGATAATTAGgcttaaaaataagaaagccGTAGCCGAGAGCGACTTGTCGCTGGTGGAACGAATTTTAGCTAAAGAGGCGGACCCTAAGATGGCTTATATCTTCGCTCTCGATCTGATATTAGTCGGCATTGACACG ATATCAATGGCGGTGTGTTCAATATTGTATCAATTGGCGATTAGACCGGAAGAGCAGGAGAAGATACACCAGGAATTGCTGCAAATATTGCCGGATCCTTCCGTTCCTCTCACAACTAGTCACCTGGATCAAGCGATTTATATGAAAGCTTTCATCCGCGAGGTATTTAG GGTGTATTCTACTGTTATCGGAAACGGCAGGACGTTGCAGAACGACACTGTTATTTGCGGTTACAAAATTCCAAAAGGA attcaaGTTGTGTTTCCCACGCTTGTCACCGGTAACATGGAGGATTACGTTGCGGACTCGAAAACATTCAAGCCTGCGAGATGGTTCAAGGACGATAACGAAAAATTGCATCCGTTCGCGTCGCTGCCATACGGTTATGGAGCACGAATGTGCTTGGGCAGGCGATTCGCGGATCTCGAGATGCAAGTTCTGTTAACAAAG ctcCTGAGATCATACAAGTTGGAGTATCATCACGAGCCGCTAAAATACAAGGTCACTTTCATGTATGCGCCCGATGGAGAACTTAggtttaaagtaataaaaagatag
- the LOC126854328 gene encoding BLOC-2 complex member HPS5 homolog, whose protein sequence is MYPAVPDLPYVLSEREEINSILYRPINSTQRIKYTCFNASSSYIILGSTSGSVYVFSREPCSFLQIIPLSEGVVSRVAISPDEKAVALATTRGTVCVVSLKSTPQLIAISMEHMYEQITCLCWNNNSTDIYVGDAAGKVSVMVLSIFGVNGMFQTPTCILMNLDSSIVQLNFFSPLLLVSTLARCYICDTVQEQYKQIGNKPRNGEFGACFYKMHENALNLQKEERSINDSRGAFNLISDNDSNILGKENHAKIFCARPSSRLWEVSADGVVVKTHQFKEALAIPPIAIFRSDSILESSQKEGTEREWPPQSINFSHLLVIARRYLFSYTNSGVYIIDPISATVLLWSNKYTNIAMTAVVDDQIYLMTCDNEFHCLTLSSLDSLILWLYRHERYSECLNACFIYRSLLLKAIDTKEIVELFEVEDLPRISRDEEALALLRPLITFLQAGNKNRLSKLDSGIVVVHSENDGFTNRRTYGCETMSALQSPETSSEDSSDMQIISGRNRDKNLAREDILEITSADVLDLDEEALGNIKDDNRENFDDPQQNVMHRVQSELQPIYDLINSVRPSMSEKEIEEIISETDKLMRTIKESYKSLPGLQSFIYEITRAAELHYYNTFLENASVQLLNSISNDLIVRQFARAFIQINSSAYARCSCGYPYPIDKPVEPKFLAIGESLIKRYTDIDLPKECSNICDQVPYMWREYLAVRIERCNTLDDILRQCLQTRDKVVLSFLLPALNEQQWNCVSTCLSEIEEGTCLFCAMPLIEKPDYNILIDWSGIAGEIMQREGPDKTMAFLIKLESMMPNVNFDRSIFQSIVFTKILHHHGLKKSIDFNKTNQLSSEFGTMCSPQVRDQLAKSLEKDLRRPINKNMFGTGAHHWGICHQAKSSTCPCCTLSLQTPILLGNNGIAIFRCGHAYHVNCMIERKLTRCNLH, encoded by the exons ATGTATCCCGCTGTACCGGATCTTCCTTACGTCCTGTCGGAACGTGAGGAAATCAATTCGATTTTGTACAGACCGATCAACTCGACGCAACGAATAAAG taCACATGCTTCAATGCCTCATCAAGTTACATTATACTGGGCTCGACCAGTGGCAGTGTTTACGTGTTCTCCAGAGAACCATGTTCATTTTTGCAGATAATACCCTTATCG GAGGGTGTGGTTTCACGTGTAGCGATATCACCTGATGAGAAGGCTGTAGCATTAGCAACAACTCGTGGTACTGTCTGTGTAGTCTCTTTAAAATCTACTCCTCAACTGATAGCTATATCTATGGAACATATGTACGAACAAATTACTTGTCTCTGttggaataataatagcaCTGATATATATGTAGGAGATGCAGCTGGCAAAGTTTCCGTCATggtattatctatatttggG gTCAATGGAATGTTTCAAACACCAACATGCATACTGATGAATTTGGATTCTAGTATAGTGCAATTGAACTTCTTTTCGCCTCTGCTCTTAGTCTCTACACTGGCGCGATGTTATATCTGCGACACAGTTCAAGAGCAATATAAACAGATCGGCAACAAGCCGCGGAATGGCGAGTTTGGCGCGTGCTTTTACAAGATGCACGAGAACGCCTTGAATCTgcaaaaggaagagagaagcaTCAATGATTCGCGTGGCGCGTTCAATTTGATCTCCGATAATGACAGCAATATCCTGGGCAAGGAGAATCATGCGAAGATTTTTTGTGCTCGACCTAGCTCGAGATTATGGGAAGTATCAGCTGATGGGGTTGTCGTGAAAACGCATCAGTTTAAAGAGGCTCTGGCCATTCCTCCAATAGCAATATTTCGATCAGATAGTATTCTAGAATCTAGTCAGAAGGAAGGGACAGAACGCGAGTGGCCGCCGCAATCCATCAATTTCTCGCATTTGCTCGTAATTGCGcgtagatatttattttcctacACGAATAGCGGTGTGTACATTATTGATCCCATCAGCGCGACTGTGTTACTGTGGAGCAACAAATACACAAACATCGCCATGACCGCGGTCGTGGATGATCAAATCTACCTGATGACCTGTGATAACGAGTTTCATTGTCTAACATTATCATCGCTCGATAGCCTGATATTGTGGCTGTATCGTCACGAGCGATATAGTGAGTGTTTAAATGcgtgttttatatatagatcgcTATTATTGAAAGCCATCGATACTAAGGAAATCGTCGAATTGTTTGAAGTGGAAGATCTACCGCGAATATCACGAGATGAGGAAGCGCTGGCGTTATTGCGGCCGTTGATAACGTTTTTGCAAGCcggtaataaaaatagattatccAAACTGGACTCCGGAATCGTAGTTGTGCATTCTGAGAACGATGGGTTCACGAATAGAAGAACATATGGCTGTGAAACAATGTCCGCGCTGCAGTCTCCGGAAACTTCTAGCGAAGATTCATCcgatatgcaaataatatctGGGAGGAATCGAGACAAAAATCTTGCACGCGAAGATATACTTGAAATAACTTCAGCAGATGTACTCGATTTAGACGAAGAAGCGTTGGGAAACATCAAAGACGATAATCGTGAAAATTTTGACGATCCACAACAAAATGTAATGCACAGGGTGCAATCCGAGTTGCAGCCGATTTACGATTTGATAAACAGCGTTAGACCTAGTATGTCGGAAAAAGAAATCGAGGAGATCATTTCAGAAACGGACAAGCTGATGAGAACTATTAAGGaatcttataaaagtttaCCTGGACTTCAGAGTTTCATTTACGAAATTACTCGCGCTGCCGAATTGCACTATTATAACACGTTCTTGGAAAACGCTTCCGTTCAGTTGCTCAACTCCATCAGCAACGATTTGATTGTACGACAATTCGCACGAGcctttattcaaattaattcatCAGCTTATGCTAGATGTAGTTGCGGTTATCCCTATCCGATCGATAAGCCAGTGGAGCCAAAATTTTTGGCGATCGGCGAATCCTTGATCAAGAGATATACGGACATTGATCTGCCGAAAGAATGTAGCAATATCTGCGACCAGGTACCTTACATGTGGCGTGAATATTTGGCCGTTCGCATCGAACGATGTAATACGTTAGACGACATATTGAGACAGTGCCTTCAGACAAGGGACAAAGTCGTGTTGTCATTCCTTTTACCGGCATTGAATGAGCAACAGTGGAATTGCGTCAGCACGTGTCTGAGCGAGATTGAAGAAGGCACTTGCCTGTTTTGTGCAATGCCCTTGATTGAGAAACCCGATTACAATATACTTATAGATTGGAGCGGTATCGCCGGAGAAATCATGCAGAGAGAGGGACCAGACAAGACCATGGCATTTCTGATTAAGCTAGAAAGTATGATGCCGAATGTTAATTTTGACAGAAG CATATTCCAGTCTattgtatttacaaaaatactgCATCACCATGGTCTGAAGAAGTCAATCGATTTCAATAAAACAAATCAATTATCATCGGAATTTGGTACAATGTGTTCGCCACAG GTGCGCGATCAGCTGGCAAAATCTCTTGAGAAAGATTTAAGGCGaccgataaataaaaatatgttcggAACAGGCGCTCATCATTGGGGTATATGTCATCAGGCTAAATCATCGACATGCCCGTGTTGCACATTATCTTTACAGACACCGATTTTACTAGGTAATAACGGAATCGCGATCTTTCGTTGCGGTCATGCCTATCATGTAAATTGTATGATAGAGAGAAAGCTCACTAGATGTAATCttcattag